One genomic segment of bacterium includes these proteins:
- a CDS encoding (2Fe-2S)-binding protein gives MVNLKLNGLIISVEEGTTILEAAQFMGFPIPTLCHMEGLSPYGACRLCVVEVGEGVKAKLVTSCTSVVQEGMSVRTASNRVVKARKMIVELLLATCPQSKVIQDIASELGVRQQRFRQEHEDCIMCGLCVRMCEEQMMAKAIGFRGRGDHRSIGTPFDIKSEVCRLCGGCIYVCPACQLRCTYTEPDKAICGGCMNLTPPCLEKEKFDNMMCYMDPCVACEIKIK, from the coding sequence ATGGTTAATCTTAAATTGAACGGATTAATAATATCAGTAGAAGAAGGAACGACTATCCTTGAAGCAGCTCAGTTTATGGGATTCCCAATTCCAACTTTATGTCATATGGAAGGCTTATCACCTTATGGTGCATGCCGTTTGTGTGTTGTTGAAGTTGGTGAAGGAGTAAAAGCAAAGCTTGTTACATCCTGTACTTCTGTTGTTCAGGAAGGAATGAGTGTTAGAACTGCTTCTAACCGTGTTGTAAAAGCAAGAAAGATGATAGTTGAACTTCTGCTTGCAACCTGTCCGCAATCTAAAGTAATACAGGATATTGCTTCCGAGCTTGGCGTTAGACAGCAGAGATTCAGACAAGAACATGAAGATTGCATTATGTGTGGTCTCTGTGTAAGAATGTGTGAAGAGCAGATGATGGCAAAAGCAATTGGGTTCCGTGGGCGGGGCGATCATCGCAGCATCGGAACACCATTCGACATCAAATCTGAAGTTTGCCGTTTGTGCGGCGGGTGTATTTACGTCTGTCCCGCCTGTCAGTTAAGATGCACTTACACTGAACCAGACAAAGCAATCTGTGGTGGCTGTATGAACCTGACACCACCTTGCTTAGAAAAAGAAAAATTTGATAATATGATGTGTTACATGGATCCCTGTGTAGCATGCGAAATTAAAATTAAATAG
- a CDS encoding FMN-binding glutamate synthase family protein, protein MLYSRVNSSAATLTKNRTEGSITPSSGMCVTCVDGCIGMCEIGKSAYRGHEVIYPQPFGVITTASEKIYPVDYSHFNIMGTAVGAYGIEADSDKAIFPNVRIDVTFGHDKGIHFKYPWIIPGIGSTNIAKNNWEGLAIGSALAGTGLTIGENVTGMDVESIINRGKVFDTVDLKRRVKLYKDHQRNGYGAIVVQANVEDTRLGVQEYAIDKLGVEVVELKWGQGAKDIGGEVKIRELKKAQMLYERGYVVLPNPTDPHVIQAFERGAFKEFERHSRLGMVSEEGFAKRVDELRKAGAKYIFLKTGAYRPADLARAVKFSSKYKIDLLTVDGAGGGTGMSPWRMMNEWGVPPVELHSMLYQYTKQLHDKGEYVPALAVAGGFTFEDQIFKGLALGAPFVKLVGMARSPIAAAMVGKTIGRAVQEGQLPVYVERFGNSIDEIFVTASELRKELGNSEFEALPPGAIGLYTYYERLGQGLKQLMNGSRKFAPEFITRDDIAALTHEAAEISGIKYITEVDKEEAQNILNA, encoded by the coding sequence ATGTTGTACTCAAGAGTAAATTCATCAGCAGCAACACTCACAAAAAACAGAACAGAAGGCTCAATCACACCTTCATCGGGAATGTGCGTTACCTGTGTTGATGGATGCATAGGTATGTGTGAAATCGGTAAGTCGGCTTATCGTGGTCACGAAGTAATCTATCCACAGCCATTCGGTGTAATCACCACAGCATCAGAAAAAATCTATCCCGTTGATTATTCTCACTTCAACATTATGGGAACAGCAGTTGGTGCTTATGGTATTGAAGCTGATAGTGACAAAGCTATTTTTCCAAATGTCAGGATCGATGTTACATTCGGTCACGATAAAGGAATACACTTTAAATATCCATGGATCATTCCCGGAATCGGGTCAACTAACATTGCGAAAAACAACTGGGAAGGATTAGCAATCGGTTCAGCACTTGCCGGTACCGGTTTAACAATCGGCGAAAATGTAACCGGTATGGATGTGGAGTCAATTATAAACAGAGGAAAAGTATTTGATACAGTTGATTTGAAGCGTAGAGTAAAGCTGTACAAAGATCATCAACGAAACGGATATGGTGCAATAGTAGTGCAGGCAAATGTTGAAGACACACGTCTTGGGGTTCAGGAATATGCAATCGATAAACTTGGAGTTGAAGTTGTTGAACTTAAATGGGGACAGGGTGCAAAAGACATTGGCGGCGAAGTTAAGATAAGAGAATTGAAAAAAGCTCAGATGCTCTACGAACGCGGTTATGTAGTTCTTCCAAACCCAACGGATCCTCATGTTATTCAGGCATTCGAAAGAGGTGCATTTAAAGAATTCGAGCGTCACTCACGACTTGGCATGGTTAGCGAAGAAGGATTTGCTAAAAGAGTTGATGAACTTAGAAAAGCTGGAGCAAAGTATATATTCTTAAAAACCGGTGCTTACCGTCCGGCAGATCTTGCACGTGCAGTTAAATTCTCATCAAAATATAAAATTGATTTGTTAACAGTTGATGGAGCCGGCGGTGGAACAGGAATGAGCCCGTGGAGAATGATGAATGAATGGGGTGTTCCTCCGGTTGAACTTCATTCAATGCTTTATCAATATACAAAACAGCTTCACGATAAAGGTGAATATGTTCCAGCGTTAGCTGTTGCCGGCGGATTTACATTTGAAGATCAGATATTCAAAGGACTTGCACTTGGGGCACCTTTTGTAAAACTTGTGGGAATGGCACGTTCGCCAATCGCCGCTGCGATGGTTGGGAAAACAATTGGTCGCGCTGTTCAGGAAGGACAGCTTCCTGTTTATGTTGAAAGATTTGGAAACAGTATCGACGAGATATTTGTAACTGCGAGCGAGTTAAGAAAAGAGCTCGGTAATTCTGAATTCGAAGCCTTACCTCCGGGAGCTATTGGATTATATACTTACTATGAAAGATTAGGTCAGGGATTAAAACAATTAATGAATGGCAGTAGAAAATTTGCTCCTGAATTTATTACCCGTGATGATATTGCAGCACTAACTCATGAAGCTGCGGAGATAAGTGGAATCAAATACATTACTGAAGTAGATAAGGAAGAAGCACAAAATATTCTGAACGCGTAG
- a CDS encoding energy transducer TonB: protein MPSLKNPKADLRKLYYRTFEASLILSLAVIVAAFKFSPQISKIESVKTDPQEIIKIEDIINTVQKPDIPPPPKAPEIIAATIDDLPDDFVLPDIDDVEPVKLPDKPPTKPDIDLSDEIFIEIPEELPSPVGGLKTLQEKVHYTEIARRAGVEGTVFIEARIDKNGNVVDAFVKKGLGAGLDAEALNAVKSTKFIPGKQRGKAVNVRMVIPIKFVLKG from the coding sequence ATGCCGTCTCTAAAAAATCCCAAAGCAGATTTAAGAAAGCTTTATTATCGCACTTTTGAAGCAAGCCTGATTTTATCACTTGCAGTAATTGTAGCTGCTTTTAAATTCTCTCCTCAAATTTCTAAAATAGAATCAGTGAAAACAGATCCTCAGGAAATAATCAAGATAGAAGATATTATTAACACAGTGCAAAAACCTGATATTCCACCGCCTCCAAAAGCTCCGGAAATTATTGCCGCGACCATTGATGATCTGCCGGATGATTTTGTTCTACCTGATATTGATGATGTTGAGCCTGTAAAACTCCCCGATAAACCACCAACAAAACCTGATATAGATTTGTCGGACGAGATTTTTATTGAAATTCCAGAAGAACTTCCATCACCAGTCGGTGGATTGAAAACTCTACAGGAAAAAGTTCACTACACTGAAATTGCCAGAAGAGCAGGTGTAGAAGGTACAGTTTTCATTGAAGCAAGAATTGATAAAAATGGAAATGTAGTTGATGCATTTGTTAAAAAGGGACTCGGCGCAGGTCTTGATGCAGAGGCATTAAATGCAGTCAAATCGACAAAGTTTATTCCCGGTAAACAGCGCGGTAAAGCAGTAAATGTAAGGATGGTTATCCCTATCAAGTTTGTGCTGAAGGGATAG
- a CDS encoding T9SS type A sorting domain-containing protein, producing MTKYFLLFTLFLFTTLNVFPQNYKEVRIYLNSKSDIQTLMNAGMQFDHFNFNRNNSIDVFVDENDFSILQSTGFNHEVLIEDWFSHYANLPTMSEAEKNLELQKVEQDFGVTGFNYGSMGGFYTLAEVNAELDEMYNLFPNLITQKFSIGNTIEGRPIYMVKISDNPSVSESEPQVLYTALHHAREPQSMEQMIFFMFYLLENYGTDPEVTYLVNNRELYFVPVINADGYQYNYTTNPGGGGMWRKNRRLNTGGSYGVDLNRNYGPEPYWNSSYGGSSTTPSSDTYRGNAPFSEPETIALKNFLASKNFSNVLNYHTYGNYLIYPYGCFPWLTADSLTFSEFASDITAYNGYLAGTAMETVGYSVRGTSDDYAYDGDILANKGKIFAMTPEVGTTGFWPTQSEIIPLALENLQPNLYYAWVAGESIHLENANFSQQYFNPGDVVNMLPSFRNKGLSTGYNVGVTVNSLSGFATINSGSTAMDSIQARSSAQVTVPLTFTISPTAPAEEEIQLEFVISLNSSVVRKDTISLIIGTPVFVFADTTNNPPNLWTLTSNNSKFWEATTTSFHTAPNSYTDSKIGNYLSSAVVTMTLTNAINLTTYVNPRLIFWTKYDIESNWDYGQVDISSNNGTTWFPLQGQYTEPGVGSFQPNGEPLYDGIRTNWVREEISLASYKAAQNKIRFQLNADGYIERDGWYVDDIGIIIYQIIPVEMLTFSANVRSNTVELNWSTASEMNNRMFEIQRADGNAGQNNMNWITIGYVEGKGTTTERSDYSFTDKSPVSGVSYYRLKQIDFDGTFKILNAEMVEFSFVKEYSLEQNYPNPFNPSTVINYSIPVDGNVELVVYNILGSEVAVLVNEYKEAGNYSVEFSTEEIKNNLGSGIYIYKLKSGSFTQTRKMVVLK from the coding sequence ATGACTAAATACTTTTTACTTTTTACTTTATTTCTTTTCACAACACTTAATGTTTTCCCGCAGAATTACAAAGAAGTGAGAATATATCTCAACAGCAAATCTGATATTCAAACTCTGATGAATGCCGGAATGCAGTTCGATCACTTTAACTTTAACAGAAACAATTCGATTGATGTATTCGTCGATGAAAATGATTTCTCAATTCTTCAGTCAACTGGATTTAACCATGAAGTTTTGATTGAAGATTGGTTCTCACATTATGCAAATCTTCCGACGATGAGCGAAGCAGAAAAAAATCTGGAATTACAAAAAGTTGAACAGGATTTTGGAGTAACCGGATTTAATTACGGCTCAATGGGTGGTTTTTATACCCTCGCTGAAGTTAATGCGGAGCTGGACGAAATGTATAATCTATTTCCCAATCTGATAACACAGAAATTTTCTATTGGCAATACGATTGAGGGAAGACCAATTTATATGGTTAAAATTTCTGACAATCCTTCTGTGAGCGAGAGTGAACCACAAGTACTTTATACAGCACTTCATCACGCAAGAGAACCCCAAAGTATGGAACAAATGATTTTCTTCATGTTCTATCTGCTTGAAAATTATGGAACTGATCCTGAAGTAACTTACCTCGTGAATAACAGAGAACTATACTTTGTTCCCGTTATTAATGCTGATGGATATCAATATAACTATACTACAAATCCCGGTGGCGGCGGAATGTGGAGAAAGAACCGAAGACTTAATACCGGCGGTAGCTATGGAGTAGATTTAAATAGAAATTACGGACCTGAACCGTACTGGAATTCATCGTATGGTGGTTCAAGTACAACTCCGAGCAGTGATACTTACAGAGGCAACGCTCCATTCTCTGAGCCTGAAACCATAGCTTTGAAAAATTTTCTGGCGTCCAAGAACTTTAGTAATGTGCTTAACTATCATACCTATGGAAATTATCTGATTTATCCATATGGATGTTTTCCGTGGTTAACTGCGGACTCGTTAACATTTTCTGAATTCGCAAGTGATATTACCGCTTACAATGGTTACCTAGCAGGAACTGCAATGGAAACAGTAGGATATAGTGTGAGAGGAACGAGCGATGATTATGCATATGATGGAGATATCTTAGCGAACAAAGGTAAAATTTTTGCAATGACTCCTGAGGTTGGAACAACCGGTTTTTGGCCAACACAGAGTGAGATCATTCCTCTTGCATTAGAGAATCTGCAGCCAAACTTATATTATGCATGGGTTGCTGGTGAGTCAATTCATCTGGAGAATGCGAACTTTTCACAGCAATATTTTAATCCTGGTGATGTTGTTAATATGCTTCCTTCGTTTAGAAACAAAGGACTTTCAACAGGTTATAATGTTGGAGTAACTGTTAACTCTTTAAGTGGATTTGCAACAATTAATTCCGGAAGTACGGCAATGGATTCTATTCAGGCAAGATCTTCTGCGCAAGTTACTGTACCGTTGACTTTTACAATTTCTCCGACCGCTCCTGCTGAGGAAGAAATTCAGCTTGAGTTTGTAATCAGCTTGAACTCAAGTGTTGTCAGGAAGGATACTATTAGTTTGATTATTGGCACACCGGTATTCGTGTTTGCTGATACAACTAATAATCCTCCAAATTTATGGACGCTTACAAGCAACAACAGCAAATTCTGGGAAGCAACAACCACATCATTTCATACTGCACCGAATTCTTATACCGATAGTAAAATAGGAAATTACCTTAGCAGTGCTGTAGTTACTATGACTCTGACTAATGCCATCAATCTTACGACTTATGTCAATCCAAGATTAATATTCTGGACAAAATATGATATCGAAAGCAACTGGGATTATGGTCAGGTTGATATATCCTCAAATAACGGAACGACATGGTTTCCGCTGCAAGGACAGTACACCGAACCCGGCGTTGGTAGTTTTCAACCAAATGGTGAACCGCTTTATGACGGAATAAGAACCAATTGGGTAAGGGAGGAAATTAGTCTCGCATCTTATAAAGCAGCACAGAATAAAATTAGATTTCAACTGAATGCTGACGGATATATCGAGCGTGATGGTTGGTACGTTGATGATATCGGAATTATCATTTACCAGATCATACCCGTTGAAATGCTTACATTCTCTGCCAATGTCAGATCAAATACTGTTGAACTTAACTGGTCAACAGCTTCTGAAATGAACAATCGAATGTTTGAGATTCAAAGAGCTGATGGAAATGCCGGTCAAAATAATATGAATTGGATTACAATCGGTTACGTTGAAGGAAAGGGGACAACTACAGAAAGAAGCGACTATTCATTTACCGATAAATCACCAGTTAGCGGTGTTTCATACTATAGATTAAAGCAGATTGATTTTGATGGAACGTTCAAAATACTTAATGCCGAAATGGTTGAATTCTCTTTTGTGAAAGAATATTCTTTAGAACAGAACTATCCAAATCCATTTAATCCATCAACAGTAATCAATTATTCTATCCCGGTTGATGGAAACGTAGAACTTGTTGTTTACAACATTCTCGGTTCTGAAGTAGCAGTACTTGTTAACGAATACAAAGAAGCGGGAAATTACTCCGTTGAATTTTCAACTGAAGAAATTAAGAACAACTTAGGATCAGGTATATATATCTATAAACTGAAGTCTGGTTCGTTTACTCAGACAAGGAAGATGGTAGTTCTAAAATAA
- a CDS encoding HAD family hydrolase, whose protein sequence is MIKHVCFDLDGTLVDSRDTILESTKVALDQLSINYKIDEDIFTNMIGMHFVDIFEKLNIEVPDFEKFITIYKAFYFEYMDSSYLYPEVQHTLQYLFEKNIKVSLLTTKVQDQAEKIIDHFNLRPSFNYLMGRRDGLAHKPSPEPLIFICNELKIKTSETLMVGDTELDIQCGISAGAKTCGALYGYRTEEQLEKEKPDFLISGLEELINILE, encoded by the coding sequence ATGATTAAACACGTTTGTTTCGATCTGGACGGAACGCTTGTTGATTCAAGAGATACTATTCTCGAAAGCACTAAAGTTGCTCTCGATCAATTAAGTATTAATTACAAAATAGACGAAGATATTTTCACGAATATGATCGGAATGCATTTTGTTGACATCTTCGAGAAATTGAATATTGAGGTTCCGGACTTCGAGAAATTTATTACTATTTATAAAGCTTTCTACTTTGAGTATATGGATTCATCATATCTTTATCCGGAAGTTCAACATACACTTCAATATCTCTTTGAAAAAAATATTAAAGTTTCACTTCTCACTACAAAAGTACAGGATCAGGCAGAAAAAATAATTGATCACTTTAATCTTCGTCCTTCATTTAATTATTTGATGGGAAGAAGAGATGGACTTGCACACAAACCTTCACCAGAACCACTGATATTTATCTGTAACGAACTGAAAATTAAAACCTCTGAAACATTGATGGTGGGCGATACAGAACTTGATATTCAATGCGGGATAAGTGCGGGTGCAAAAACCTGCGGTGCGCTTTACGGTTACAGAACAGAAGAGCAACTTGAAAAAGAAAAGCCGGACTTTTTAATATCCGGCCTTGAAGAATTGATAAATATTTTAGAGTAA
- the ypdA gene encoding YpdA family putative bacillithiol disulfide reductase, translating to MKNYKVIIIGAGPIGLACGIEAEKRNIDYLIIEKGCLVNSLFHYPTNMIFFSTSDRLEIGDVPFVSHGDKPTRRESLEYYRRVADAWKLKINTYENVESIERTEKQFKVITNKNVYSASNVIIATGFFDYPNLLNIPGEEKPKVKHYFDEAHPYAYLKLIVVGGGNSAVDVALETFRRGSEVTMVIREPNLKESIKYWVRPDIENRIKEGSIKAYFNSEVTETRDDEVDIKTPDGKVIIKNDFVFAMTGYHPDYSFLSKVGIKISEDEKQIPSFNEKTFETNIPGIYLAGVVCGGMDTGKWFIENARFQAAEILKDIASKNR from the coding sequence ATGAAAAATTACAAAGTAATAATAATCGGTGCCGGACCTATCGGACTTGCCTGTGGTATCGAAGCAGAGAAAAGAAATATTGACTATCTGATAATTGAAAAAGGATGTCTCGTTAATTCACTTTTTCATTATCCTACGAATATGATTTTCTTTTCAACGTCAGATCGATTGGAAATTGGCGACGTACCTTTTGTATCTCACGGTGATAAACCGACAAGAAGAGAATCTCTCGAATATTACCGCAGAGTTGCTGATGCGTGGAAATTGAAAATAAATACTTATGAAAACGTTGAAAGCATTGAAAGAACAGAAAAACAATTCAAGGTAATCACTAATAAAAATGTGTACTCCGCATCGAATGTAATTATAGCAACGGGATTTTTCGATTACCCAAATCTTTTGAACATTCCAGGTGAAGAAAAACCGAAAGTGAAACATTATTTTGATGAAGCTCATCCGTATGCATATTTAAAACTAATTGTTGTTGGCGGAGGAAACTCAGCAGTTGATGTTGCGCTGGAAACTTTCCGTAGAGGTTCTGAAGTTACTATGGTAATTCGTGAACCAAATCTAAAAGAGAGTATAAAGTACTGGGTTCGACCTGATATCGAAAACAGAATTAAGGAAGGAAGTATTAAAGCATATTTTAATTCTGAAGTGACTGAAACAAGAGACGATGAAGTCGATATCAAAACTCCTGATGGGAAAGTTATTATTAAAAATGATTTTGTGTTTGCGATGACAGGCTATCATCCTGATTATTCTTTCTTAAGTAAAGTCGGAATAAAAATTTCAGAAGACGAAAAACAAATTCCTTCATTCAACGAAAAAACATTTGAGACAAACATTCCGGGAATTTATCTTGCCGGGGTTGTCTGCGGCGGAATGGATACGGGCAAATGGTTTATTGAAAATGCAAGGTTTCAGGCTGCAGAGATTTTGAAGGATATTGCATCCAAAAACCGTTGA
- a CDS encoding class I fructose-bisphosphate aldolase, which produces MLKKIQELLGKEADELLSYKAKFPKEQLHLPGPDFVDRVFLQSDRTPNVLKNLNWILHTGRLSGTGYVSILPVDQGIEHSAGASFAPNPMYFDPENIVKLAVEGGCNACASTLGVLGMVSRKYAHKIPFILKLNHNELLTYPNKYDQIMFAGVEQAFDMGAAAVGATIYFGSDESARQIIEVSEAFQYAHEMGMATVLWCYLRNSEFKKDKDYHVSADLTGQANHLGVTIEADIIKQKLPENNGGYNALKFGKTHKKVYSDLSTDHPIDLTRYQVINNYMGRAGLINSGGASGENDFAEAAKTAIINKRAGGMGLISGRKAFQRPMADGVKLLNLIQDVYLEKEITVA; this is translated from the coding sequence ATGTTAAAGAAGATTCAGGAGTTGTTAGGCAAAGAAGCTGATGAACTCTTAAGCTATAAAGCTAAATTTCCCAAAGAACAATTGCACCTTCCCGGTCCTGATTTTGTTGACCGAGTATTTTTACAAAGCGACAGAACACCAAATGTTTTGAAAAATCTAAACTGGATTTTGCACACTGGCAGATTATCAGGAACAGGTTATGTTTCTATTCTGCCGGTTGATCAGGGAATTGAACATTCAGCCGGTGCATCGTTTGCACCTAATCCAATGTATTTCGATCCTGAGAATATTGTTAAGCTCGCAGTTGAGGGCGGATGCAATGCTTGTGCATCTACACTCGGTGTACTTGGAATGGTTTCCAGAAAATATGCTCACAAAATTCCTTTCATACTAAAGCTCAATCACAATGAGCTGTTGACTTACCCAAACAAATACGACCAGATAATGTTTGCTGGAGTTGAGCAGGCTTTTGATATGGGAGCTGCAGCAGTTGGCGCAACAATTTATTTTGGTTCTGACGAAAGTGCACGACAGATAATTGAAGTAAGTGAAGCATTCCAGTATGCACACGAAATGGGAATGGCAACAGTGCTCTGGTGCTATCTCAGAAATTCTGAATTCAAGAAGGATAAAGATTACCACGTATCTGCAGATTTAACCGGACAGGCGAACCATCTTGGTGTTACTATTGAAGCGGATATCATCAAGCAGAAGCTTCCTGAAAACAACGGCGGCTATAATGCATTGAAATTCGGAAAGACTCATAAAAAAGTTTATTCCGATTTATCCACTGACCACCCGATTGATTTGACACGCTACCAGGTAATAAATAATTATATGGGAAGAGCAGGATTGATAAACAGCGGCGGTGCTTCCGGTGAAAATGATTTTGCTGAAGCTGCAAAAACTGCAATAATAAACAAACGCGCCGGCGGTATGGGATTGATCTCAGGCCGAAAAGCTTTCCAGCGACCCATGGCGGATGGTGTAAAGCTGCTTAATCTTATCCAGGATGTGTACTTAGAAAAAGAGATAACTGTAGCGTAG
- a CDS encoding PaaI family thioesterase, protein MKSKAVQDYYPDDVAHCYGCGKLNEHGHQIKTFWEGDEIVTRFTPKEYHTAIPGYVYGGLIASLIDCHGTGTAALAAYKAEGREIDTLPPFRFVTASLQVDYLKPTPIGVELEIRGKVIEIKGRKVISEITLSANGEITAKGKVIAVQMPENMVKK, encoded by the coding sequence ATGAAATCAAAAGCAGTACAGGACTATTATCCCGATGATGTAGCTCATTGCTACGGCTGCGGAAAGTTAAATGAACATGGTCACCAGATAAAAACTTTCTGGGAAGGTGATGAAATCGTAACTCGTTTTACTCCCAAAGAATATCACACAGCAATTCCAGGTTATGTTTACGGCGGATTGATCGCTTCTTTAATTGATTGCCACGGAACCGGAACCGCAGCATTAGCTGCATACAAAGCAGAAGGTAGAGAAATTGATACTTTACCTCCTTTCCGGTTTGTTACTGCTTCGCTACAGGTTGATTACTTAAAACCAACTCCGATTGGTGTTGAGCTTGAAATACGTGGAAAAGTAATTGAGATAAAAGGAAGAAAAGTAATTTCAGAAATTACTTTATCAGCCAATGGAGAAATTACAGCCAAAGGAAAAGTTATTGCAGTCCAGATGCCGGAGAATATGGTTAAGAAATAA
- a CDS encoding EamA family transporter, producing the protein MTWFFIALLSSFLSAFAAITQKKVLFNLNPVQFSFYLSIANLVLSIPFFFFIDYNAINFSNLSVLFIKSLIGVAAFLCVMTALKNLQISNALPLLALTPGFVAVFAFIFLGESLKYYEVLGLISLIAGTYILESKNLKEILFPLNVFFKSRYHQYILAALLLFTASSVMDKLLVAKMNLTPISLTAFQHVYFAVLFFIIYFAFKGKLENHSPQINKADVLWILLISVLTIGYRYTQIVSISIASVALTLAVKRTSVLWATVIGGKIFKDTNLLKKTIAVLFILLGAILILRD; encoded by the coding sequence ATGACCTGGTTTTTCATTGCACTGCTATCATCTTTTCTTTCTGCGTTTGCTGCGATAACTCAGAAGAAAGTTCTATTCAATCTCAATCCTGTTCAGTTTTCGTTTTATCTTTCAATTGCAAACCTTGTTCTCTCAATCCCCTTCTTTTTCTTTATTGACTACAACGCAATAAACTTTTCAAACCTATCAGTTCTGTTCATAAAATCTCTCATTGGTGTTGCCGCATTTTTATGTGTGATGACAGCATTGAAGAATTTGCAAATCAGCAATGCATTACCTTTGCTTGCATTGACTCCCGGATTTGTTGCGGTGTTTGCTTTTATTTTTCTTGGTGAAAGTTTGAAATATTACGAAGTGCTTGGTTTGATTTCCCTGATTGCAGGCACATACATTCTCGAAAGCAAAAACCTGAAAGAAATTCTTTTCCCATTGAATGTATTTTTCAAGTCGAGGTATCATCAATACATTCTTGCTGCTTTATTACTGTTTACCGCATCTTCTGTGATGGACAAGCTGCTTGTAGCAAAAATGAATCTGACTCCAATTTCATTGACTGCATTTCAGCACGTTTATTTTGCGGTGCTGTTCTTTATCATTTACTTTGCATTTAAAGGAAAGCTTGAAAATCATTCTCCGCAAATAAATAAGGCCGATGTTCTCTGGATTTTATTGATTTCTGTTCTCACAATTGGATATCGCTATACACAAATAGTTTCTATAAGTATCGCCTCAGTTGCATTGACACTTGCTGTTAAACGAACTTCTGTTTTGTGGGCAACAGTCATTGGCGGGAAGATATTTAAAGACACTAACCTGTTGAAGAAGACAATTGCAGTTTTGTTTATTCTACTCGGTGCGATTTTGATTTTGAGAGATTAA